The Aethina tumida isolate Nest 87 chromosome 5, icAetTumi1.1, whole genome shotgun sequence genomic sequence AGAAAAAGTCGTCACAGATATTCTTCATTCCTTCACTACCAGTGTTATAGAAGACAGAAAGAAGAAACTATTCGCCAACAACGAAAAACAGGCGTCTTACGCAACGAAAAAGAGGCTGGCCATgctagatttattattaaccttCCAAGCTGATGGTGCTAACATTACCGACGAAGGAATTAGGGAAGAAGTCGACACTTTCATGTTTGAAGGTCACGACACCACATCTGTGGCCCTTTGTTACACCCTAATGTTGCTGGCAAATCATCCGGATATACAAGAGGAAATCCTAGAAGAAATCCAGGCGATTGTCCccaatggtgagacacctacatTCAAAAACTACCAGGAAATGAACTTTTTGGAAAGATGCATTAAGGAATCTTTAAGACTATATCCCAGTGTTCCGTTCATTGGCAGAGTTGCCGGCGAAGATATCCACACACATTCGGGCTATACAATTCCCAAGGGATGcgacattaatatttacatttacgaTTTGCATCACAATCCGAACGTCTATGAGGATCCCGAAAAGTTCGATCCGGATAGATTTTTACCGGAAAATTGCAAGAACAGACATCCATTTGCTTATTTGCCCTTCAGTGCTGGAGCTAGAAACTGCATAGGTgagttttaatcattatttaccATCCAAGGTTCAATGTAGAACGATTTTTGTTACCTTTCAGGTCAGAAATTTGCTCTACTGGAGATGAAAACTGTGATATGTactattataagaaattttaaattggaagcAGTTGATAAACCAGAAGATATGAGATTCGTCACCGATTTAGTATTAAGGCCAAAGGGCGAAATAAGAGTTAAATTCGTCCCTAGAATtaagtgttaatattaatatttgttagaatttatgttttattctttataataaagaGTTTTTTAAGACAATTGTTTTCATCAATCTACAGATATATTAGAATCTCGCACTGACGTActtctaataatattagaaacaaaaataaaataaaaggtacAGATATActgcatgtcggtgacgcgaccccaaaagattttcccctatcaaaaagttttcacttcaaaaatgttttttaatatatattaacaattttaatatcttagaATTATACTGATACTTAACGGTTGAAGGAATTTagctttatattataaacaatagagAATATCAGTAATAATATCAACTGCTTAGTAATAAATTGCTTATTAATACGTCATCATCATTGTTGtaatattgttttcaattaatgtatTCTAAGCATTGGTTCATTTGTATTAGTTataagttaatataaaaatatgcaaccaattaaaatatggagtaataaactataaaatatatatatgtcataaaaaaataaaagcacattttaatgtatgtaatataACGTGAACATATTATAATCAAGTTGTCGTTTATTTAATCTTCTTAGTCACGTGAAAATCAGTgagtgttatttttattattaaaattgattgtgaTTCATCaatgtatgtataaattattctgcaaaaaaacataaatgaataataaaaaaattatataatttcttatttatatatctcTCTGGTTTAATTTTTGGTGATGTTAGTACttctaataatacaaataaaaagagTTCACATATTGTAAATCGACAATGTTATACTTGTATGCGCAATGCGTTGTGGTTTCGAGGTATAAAACAATACACTTGTGAGTGAATTCATTCCATTTTAACTACCTCTGTGTAAAGTTGCGACCAAGATGTTGTCATTCGTacttatatttctaatattattcataacttatttatacttttcgAAAACGAGTAACAAAAAGGACTGGGACAACATCCTGAAAATTCCTGGACCTCCAACCTATCCAATTATTGGGAACCTTATTGAGCTGATCTTCGTTAATACaggtatgaataaaaatattaactttattaatttatttaacattaattttaggtGAGCTGTTTGCAAACGAGAGGAAAAGAACGTTGAAATATTATcccatttataaaatgtggTCTTTTAACGTCAAATGTGTCGTTTTGGCTGGTCCGGAAGATATCgaggtaaaatttttaattatattttaaatttaaacacacacagaaaatatttctgaaaatttttgtttatttgtatttaattataacatctattaaatattttacaaactaaaatctaaagtaataaataaattatttaaaattcattattcaaacaattatttatcctataaaaaatagaaaccaTGTTTTTATTGCCACAATACTTAATATAATCTTAATTAGCTGATAGTAAATTGTCACATTTGCAaatgaatcaattatttttttaggataaaaagaaatttacacaaaatttacaattttaattaagcttttgttttgattatacttaaaataaacaaggaatcaatttcaaaatttaaattttctattatgatACATAGGTAAACCTCATAAGTGTAAGGGGTGTGTCTTGAATCATTGATAATACATCCCAAAATACCAGAAACCAATATactgtaattatattaattgatttcaatatttatttaactttgtttTGTACTGATGTAGCTGCCaacttttataatatcattcgaaaatatttgtagaaagTTTTGACAAATAAAAAGCACAACtccaaaaatgaaatatacaaGTTCTTGCGTGGGTGGCTCGGTACCGGACTTCTTACAAGCGCAGGTATTTTACACAAttgaatttagtaaattttgatcatttattactttcaattaaaggaaataaatGGCAAACAAGAAGAAAAATCTTAACTCCAGCCTTCCACTTCAGCATTCTTCAtgactttttaaatgttttcaatgaagaaACGAAAAATCTGGTTGAAGCACTATCAAAATTGTGTGACCAACCCTATATTGATGTTAAGATTCCCATAACGGAATTCACCATCGCCACTATCGCAGGTATGtggttacattataaaaaatgactttaaatgaattatttaattaaatatcacattCTATTAGATACAGCTATGGGAATTAATCTGAACAATAGAAAAAACATAGAAGAAACTAACTACAAGTCCGCAGTTCATCAAATTGGAGAGTTGATAATACATCGATTAAACAGGCCCTGGTTGTACAACCAATTCGTATACAGTCTCACTAGATACAAAAAGGAAGAAAACAGTCTTATCAaagttttacataaattcaCCAACAACGTTGTGGCAACACACAAGAGGGACtttcaaattcataaaaaagaaGTAACAGAATCATATTCAGTGAAGAAGAAATTAGCAATGCTTGACATTCTCCTGACGTACCAAAAAGAGGGAGCAGACATCTCTGATGAAGGCATTAGAGAAGAGGTGGACACATTTATGTTCGAGGTaaccaaataatttaactaaattttaaattaaaatttatattgctaTTTTAAGGGCCATGATACGACATCTGTTGCATTATGTTTTTTACTTATGGTCTTAGCTAATGAACCTAACCATCAGGTATGTCACAGCTGTGTACAAAATGGGCGGATTCTCATCTCCCATTGTTCCAGGAACAAGTTTATCAAGAAATAATGGACACACTAGACGACAAAATTCCCGATCACAACGACCTCAACCAATTAACGTACATGGATTTGGTTATAAAAGAATGTCTTAGATTATACCCCAGTGTTCCCATAATCGGTAGAGTTACTGGCGAGGATATCGAAACGCCATCGGGGTACCACATCCCTAAAGGCACAGGATTAATTATCGAAATATACGACATGCACAGAAATCCAAACTTATATGAAAATCCTGAACAATTCATTCCCGAGAGATTCTTATCTGAGAACTGTAAGAACAGGCATCCTTTCGCATACATACCATTTAGTGCCGGATCAAGGAATTGCATTGGCCAACGTTATGCCCTTTGGGAATTGAAAGCAGCTCTTTGTGGCATTCTAAGAGCCTTCAAACTTGAAGCTGTCACAAAACCACGAGATTTGAAATTCATATCGGATCTGGTGTTAAGAACTGAGGGTCCCATAAATGTCAAGTTTGTGAAAAGAAGTAAATAAgtgtatataatatagaaattaaatgtaatatgaaTGCAAAGATATcccttattttcaaataaataatttgattaattttaaaattatttattattttttatttgaccaTTCTTACAATACACAACAAACAAGTttggtattaatattatttcatttactttttctATGCTAAGGACTAAAATGAAGTACCaactttgattattattttattaataaataatttgacaaaGCTTTActtattctaaaaatgtacaaaataattaaaaaagaattgcactcaacacaaatattaaataaaatcatttcttAAAACGTAAAAGtcagttcaatttaatttgtactaaaaataataaacattcttaaaacttgctcaatacaaaattattatactatcAGGGACTTATTATctacaaatatgttttaaaatggtaCTTTGGGAAAACTTATTATACTtcctttcaaaaatttttattgagtaagttttataaacatatgtacaaaaatcaaaaagaaGTACTTGATAATGCAGTGATGGAACGACGAAACAGTTTCTTGTGATATTCACATaagaaaaatctataaaaataagaacatttattgaaattataaattgtttaaaaaaataaaaaagtttgtaaaaatgttttcataatCGTTTTAAAGTTCTCTTTTTATCCTTCAGTATTTTCTTCTTCTCtgcagatatatttttatttttgtcgcCGGCGTGTTTTTTGGCAAGAGGGCCGTCTATCACtcctttacaaattttatggggctaaaatataacatatgtaaattatttataccacATTGcacattaagttttaattttattataattcaaatggaaaaaaaaacgaaacaatgtttgatatatattatacGAAAAGAGTTTGgtccatctgaatcctgaaagaaaTAACATGAATAGAAACAGTAAGCATCCCACTACTgtttttcctactgtatatataAGTAATGTGGGGTTATTGGTGTAGCAAATGTATGTAGTTATGCTCTCAGTATTTAAAACAGATGAATGTGTGATCAAGTCAATATTTATCTATAGACTTgcatatcaattaaaataatgtgtataaTTGAGATCTAATATTGATTAGCCAAAATTCCGTcacaattattaacatttttgtttaatttttttaaaatttgcttgttggtaaaaatggattattaacagcatttgtttaaatattgtttctacttttaaatttgttgaaaaacaatTCTATTCCTTGATTACTTAtccatataaaaaacaaacaaaaaaaaatacttataattaatttcttaaataaaaaatgcaattaaattattcactgTTGATTCTTATTTTcctgacatattttatatatttggaaatttgatatatacaggaaaaataaattttaaaaagtgattAGGTTATTATctatagataaaatataaacatatttatatcttaCCTGTGCATGTATTTCAGTCATCATTTTTGCTCTTGTGGAATAGTCATCATAATGTTCTAATAACAGCTTGCCAGCCTCTTCATTCAGTGCAGACTCAGCATTTGGTACAATAAGAAGACACTTTattgtctaaaataattaaaatattatacataacaaTAATTAGAAATGCATGTGAACTCACTAATAGTATATGTTTGATTCCGAGATCTGATTTCCAATCCTTCTTTAACGTGTTGACGCATATCTCTCCATTTAGCGCCACATTGGGGTGAAATATTTTGGTCAGAAAGAAAGCCTTGGGTGGCTCCTGTGGGAAACCTTTGCCCAAGGTGAGCTTCACTTTGAAAACCCCACCCATGTAAGGTGTTCCTATAGGAAATGTGAAGTTGTTAAAACGTGCTTCTTACCGGAGCAACGgaaaaaaaatgcaaaaacgTACCTGCGGGTCCTTCGATAAAAGCCTGAATATCGGTGACATCCTCCTCGTTAATTTGAACTTTAATGCCTTCTGGTGGTGTCGTGACTAGTTCCTGCATCTCACGAACAACCCCCCTGATGATTTGAGGGGAGAGGTTCTCGACGTTGTTGGACATCTAAAAACGGTTAAATTGTTAACGAAAGTGTCTTTGGAAACGTACGTATTTCATGCCCCGAACAACACTTACCGCGCCAGAAGCCatgtgtttataaaatatcacaagttttgaacaaaaatactaaatttatgagGCTACAATTCAATGGAGAAACGTCATAACAAGCTTGTAGTGGCGTTTCTACTGGGCTGCacacattttgaattttacgaCCAATCAGAACGTCTCATTCAGTCACAGTCACACATTAATCTCGGACCCAAAACACTCtcgaaattcttttttaaatcttagtgtaaaaatatgtaagttaCACTCTTATTTGacatttgttttttctgtattttatgtCCACCTTGccacttattaaatttaaattgttggaatttaatttatacaattatttcatattcattatttagtgACATCTGTGATATTCCCAGAAACCAAAGAGTTTGTGACTAAAATTACTTAGGAAGTTCGCCTCGAGAGGcgctattaaaaaattttaatataataacaaaggaataatttctattaattaaataattacttacatGAATTAATCAATAGTTCAGTTATcaccataaaaaaattaaaaattataagaatcaaGAATATTTCGCAATAAAGGTTTAAATGAAACAGCTGTTAATTTGGCGGTTAAAACGTCCAACGTGATTGgtggtatataaaaatattcttgagTGTGATTGGTCACGCTTACAATAGCAATTTCGATTCGAGTAGCCTAggttaaaaacaacaatttgttacCATAGAGGAACTGACTAAATATCAACGCAATTATTAGCGACGCATATATTAGGATCTCAGTAAGTATCTACCTCCAATAGGATACACATTTTGAAACATACATTGTAGATTGCGTAATAGAAATATTACGGTTGTACTGTCAAGTCGTATAACGTATATCCCAAACAAACACTTGAAGTTTTAGACGTCAAACTTTCAAATTCACGTTAAGGAAGAATAAAACGCAGAAGTCATGTCGGAGGAGGTAagctttaatttaatcatcttTACAACTCACCCATCTCTTGAAAATACCATTTTACCCCAAAGGATTCAGAAACTTCGCAAGAAATAACATCCAAGAAAGTATTTCAAACAAAGAATGTATTTGGGGATAGTCCAACGGTCACCTACTATGATTATAAAATACGATTTCCTCATTCTATGGTATTTGTTGTCCCTACAGATCCTATAAATGATATTACACAacctaaaaatatgttttgtttaGGATGCACAAATCAGAAGGCTCAAACAATCGCTGGAGCCCTTGAAGGAATTGGTTGTTCAAGCAAACAGTGTACTTCTGTGGGAAAAAGACTGGCATTCATCTGCAATAGTCGGAGGTAATGCAAACTTGTCATTTGTCAATCTTAAGGGcatttcttgaaaatttctTTTCAGCCACCACAGCCTTTTTTACATTCACTTGGCTGTGTGATCCGAGTTTTTTAACGATGCTTTCCCTGCTTGGAATTTTCATCACATTGGCCGACTACACTCTaccattaattgttaattcatTGTTCAAGAATGAACATTGGTCTGCTCACAAGCAAAAGAAGTTCGATGAGTTCTGTACCAATgttattttgtacaaaaccAAGACTGAACTATCAATAACCACCTTTTATAAGATGAGAGTCAACAATCCAAAAATGGTAAGATGTTTCACTTCTTTTGATTATTGGTTATGTCTGCTTTAATGTGAGAAGCAAATTACTCCACATTTGCAGTGTATCTTTATCTGATTATGaatcttattaaatgttttatttgcttGGGAGGTTGAGCAAATCTATTATTcagaaaaaattagtaatgtaaataaaacatattctgCTTACAAACATTACTTCTTATGACTACTAActgagttaattaataaatatattgtttcagTACTTCAGTTTGTCATTGGCGACGTTATCCTTGCTGGCCTACGTCGGAAGCAccataaacaatttctttttgaTGTATTTGTTCACCTCTGTCATCTTGTTGTTCCCAGGTATGGTCCACAGTGGATGGTTGAATAATGTCACAGAACAATTTGAGAAGATTTTCAGACATTTGATTGAGAATGCCAAATCAAAAGTAAAccgaaataaaaaagaagaatGATCAAAttctaattcaataaaaatttcaagtttaattttagtgtggtttttagttaagttttaagtgattattttgtttttaatcattttgctCAAGGAGATGGTGTTTTATAAGTGATAATTTAGACTGAATTTTATTAGGATAGTTTTGtacctattaataaatatatggtatcttttaaaattatgtttatttaatttcaacaaggTAAAAGTTAACCAACTACATCTTCCAGACTTATTAAGAGTATTTTAAGACTATACATTAGAAATATACTTAGTTCCAAAATTcacgtatattttaaatatacagataaTGAAGATATGATATTATGAGTTTGAAAGACATGAGTGTAAGAACTAAGTTAACAGCTCACTTCCTCACTAAATTCTATATGAAACCAAAgtcatgtttaaaaatatattataattgtcaTATCAAAAGGCACACATCTACAATATCGACAAAATTAATCCCCATCTATTAAGAACTAATTGAACAATTAGCGAATGAaacgttaatataatttcaaaaggtgtattaaatatgaatacagttggtaaaattgacaaaaacaaTTCATATTCTAATCTAAGACTTATTTATTCTAagattaataaactttaaacaatGTAAACTTACAGGGATGGTAtcaaatatgttttcaaacaaaacctatgcataatttatattaatcaaacatacttaaaataaaaattcacaa encodes the following:
- the LOC109603413 gene encoding ADP-ribosylation factor-like protein 6-interacting protein 1 isoform X2 — its product is MSEEDAQIRRLKQSLEPLKELVVQANSVLLWEKDWHSSAIVGATTAFFTFTWLCDPSFLTMLSLLGIFITLADYTLPLIVNSLFKNEHWSAHKQKKFDEFCTNVILYKTKTELSITTFYKMRVNNPKMYFSLSLATLSLLAYVGSTINNFFLMYLFTSVILLFPGMVHSGWLNNVTEQFEKIFRHLIENAKSKVNRNKKEE
- the LOC109607328 gene encoding uncharacterized protein LOC109607328; translation: MKEHLNLNFTFISFVLTVGIALIPFYFVLCWLYTYLRIRYYLWNIPGPKGHVYPIGNLMQLIHPDERLFNNMRKWGLEFYPLYTLNTGPSKYINVVGPDEIEQIISTTKHLSKSVVYKMLMNWLGEGLLTGTGKKWHTRRKILTPAFHFNILQHFISIFNKETDKLVQNYLNQCGNSKGITIDVITSVTEFTLHTINETSMGTTLDDLNSEAKIYKDSIYAIGPVLLQRMVRPWLWNDWVYIFTVNGLKERKLVKTLHKITNNIIAKRSENFKPFLNENNADDFPKKKVIPLLDILLNAKFLYGNIDDEGIREEVDTFMFEGHDTTSMGICLGLMLLANNPQHQKLIFEEIEQVLGKNNSSPTYEQLNELKYMERCIKEILRIYPSVPFISRLISEDVVTKSGYKIPKDTIANIHIYDLHHSPYLYKDPEKFDPDRFLPENIEKRHPFAYLPFSAGPRNCIGQRFAMLEYKALLCGILRNFKLEPITTPENIVFIPDLVLRPKNAVTIKFVRGAIVLKISIQKTIFLARHLDTDKMYFALLVTFFVVVLTVYIWQNGHSPFWKNLMAIPGPKPKVVVGNLFDLLGDTEQTFRAMRKRAIDYYPIYKVHALGRSFVGIFSPEDIELVLSNMKHITKNKVYNFLHSWLGTGLLTSTGQKWQTRRKLLTPSFHFTILQEFLHIFNDEAKNLVEVLKKEANKPYIDVVKPITEFTLVSIGETSMGTNLNTSNNTEKSKYKQAVYEFGEITTYKTPRPWLFNPVIYSFTQKSKEEKVVTDILHSFTTSVIEDRKKKLFANNEKQASYATKKRLAMLDLLLTFQADGANITDEGIREEVDTFMFEGHDTTSVALCYTLMLLANHPDIQEEILEEIQAIVPNGETPTFKNYQEMNFLERCIKESLRLYPSVPFIGRVAGEDIHTHSGYTIPKGCDINIYIYDLHHNPNVYEDPEKFDPDRFLPENCKNRHPFAYLPFSAGARNCIGQKFALLEMKTVICTIIRNFKLEAVDKPEDMRFVTDLVLRPKGEIRVKFVPRIKCKVATKMLSFVLIFLILFITYLYFSKTSNKKDWDNILKIPGPPTYPIIGNLIELIFVNTGELFANERKRTLKYYPIYKMWSFNVKCVVLAGPEDIEKVLTNKKHNSKNEIYKFLRGWLGTGLLTSAGNKWQTRRKILTPAFHFSILHDFLNVFNEETKNLVEALSKLCDQPYIDVKIPITEFTIATIADTAMGINLNNRKNIEETNYKSAVHQIGELIIHRLNRPWLYNQFVYSLTRYKKEENSLIKVLHKFTNNVVATHKRDFQIHKKEVTESYSVKKKLAMLDILLTYQKEGADISDEGIREEVDTFMFEGHDTTSVALCFLLMVLANEPNHQEQVYQEIMDTLDDKIPDHNDLNQLTYMDLVIKECLRLYPSVPIIGRVTGEDIETPSGYHIPKGTGLIIEIYDMHRNPNLYENPEQFIPERFLSENCKNRHPFAYIPFSAGSRNCIGQRYALWELKAALCGILRAFKLEAVTKPRDLKFISDLVLRTEGPINVKFVKRSK
- the LOC109603413 gene encoding ADP-ribosylation factor-like protein 6-interacting protein 1 isoform X3; protein product: MSEEDSETSQEITSKKVFQTKNVFGDSPTVTYYDYKIRFPHSMDAQIRRLKQSLEPLKELVVQANSVLLWEKDWHSSAIVGATTAFFTFTWLCDPSFLTMLSLLGIFITLADYTLPLIVNSLFKNEHWSAHKQKKFDEFCTNVILYKTKTELSITTFYKMRVNNPKMVWSTVDG
- the LOC109603414 gene encoding ubiquitin-conjugating enzyme E2 S, producing MASGAMSNNVENLSPQIIRGVVREMQELVTTPPEGIKVQINEEDVTDIQAFIEGPAGTPYMGGVFKVKLTLGKGFPQEPPKAFFLTKIFHPNVALNGEICVNTLKKDWKSDLGIKHILLTIKCLLIVPNAESALNEEAGKLLLEHYDDYSTRAKMMTEIHAQPHKICKGVIDGPLAKKHAGDKNKNISAEKKKILKDKKRTLKRL
- the LOC109603413 gene encoding ADP-ribosylation factor-like protein 6-interacting protein 1 isoform X1, producing MSEEDSETSQEITSKKVFQTKNVFGDSPTVTYYDYKIRFPHSMDAQIRRLKQSLEPLKELVVQANSVLLWEKDWHSSAIVGATTAFFTFTWLCDPSFLTMLSLLGIFITLADYTLPLIVNSLFKNEHWSAHKQKKFDEFCTNVILYKTKTELSITTFYKMRVNNPKMYFSLSLATLSLLAYVGSTINNFFLMYLFTSVILLFPGMVHSGWLNNVTEQFEKIFRHLIENAKSKVNRNKKEE